One stretch of Podospora bellae-mahoneyi strain CBS 112042 chromosome 2, whole genome shotgun sequence DNA includes these proteins:
- a CDS encoding hypothetical protein (COG:E; EggNog:ENOG503P55P) — translation MSMSTAAELNDVAVGQYTRPKPTDIRSPCPLLNALANHGYLPRDGRSFHQAELSAALKKVGLSPTLRLVSNPVFLEHQTAAGSQQQRPASSWSKLWYLMRNPWAIFFFFFGMRRPDSRTTAPNRCSIWIRLGSLELQSMTYPLHVAMLPKAII, via the coding sequence ATGTCCATGTCAACAGCTGCCGAGTTAAACGATGTTGCAGTGGGACAATACACACGACCAAAGCCAACCGACATTCGCAGCCCTTGCCCATTGTTAAATGCCCTTGCAAACCACGGGTATCTTCCCCGCGATGGCAGGAGCTTTCACCAAGCAGAGCTTTCGGCAGCCCTGAAGAAGGTCGGCCTGTCCCCGACACTTCGCCTAGTCAGCAACCCCGTGTTTCTCGAGCATCAGACAGCAGCGGGAAGTCAGCAGCAGAGACCGGCCTCTTCATGGAGCAAGCTGTGGTATCTCATGCGGAATCCGTGggcaatcttcttcttctttttcggcATGCGCAGGCCGGACAGCAGGACGACAGCGCCGAACCGGTGCTCGATTTGGATCAGATTGGGCTCCCTGGAGTTGCAGAGCATGACATATCCCTTACACGTCGCGATGTTGCCCAAGGCGATCATCTGA